A window of the Oncorhynchus mykiss isolate Arlee chromosome 15, USDA_OmykA_1.1, whole genome shotgun sequence genome harbors these coding sequences:
- the svopl gene encoding putative transporter SVOPL isoform X1, with the protein MPQLLSTHNLQPNLSPVALLSPTHTGRYLSISTIPVSMGSVGRQRRSSMKTQLVSAIQLEEVEMEVNNPHQEVNGLYQEVNKPHQEVKEPQTYSVEEAVETIGFGRFHILLFIIMGSASIAEAMEIMLLAVVSPEIRCEWHLDDWEVALVSTMVFAGFMVCGVLSGYVADRYGRWKVVFGGSLWAAYFSLLTSFSPSYGWFIFLRLMVGCGVAGCSQGFVLKTEFIPASYRSYLLPLASIFWMVGSMLIILLGMTVVPTLGWRWMIRLSVIPSVILLLLFQLIPESARYNVSAGNVQAAVETLQRIARMNRASMPPGSLVEPVVKDRGSWRLLVSPAFRRTSLLLWYSWFVASFSYYGSVLSSSELLEKNLLCVTDADAEHQQKHSHPEDGLCYCIPFGFSDYQTLLISCLGEVALIPLNIFLLNVFGRKLSMVLLELMAALFFMLVNICSTMFGFTILLFLIRSLVSMNFNVVYIYTAEVYPTEVRSLGMGFCTSFSRIGGMIAPFIAQVLMSHSVILALLPFTVACVLCAVGAFLLPIETKGRALLQSS; encoded by the exons ATGCCTCAACTATTGTCAACCCATAACCTGCAACCCAACCTCTCTCCTGTTGCTTTGCTCTCACCAACACACACCGGCAGATATCTATCTATCTCAACAATACCAG TGTCTATGGGCAGtgtagggagacagaggaggtCCTCCATGAAGACTCAGCTGGTTAGTGCCATCCAGCTAGAGGAAGTGGAGATGGAGGTCAATAACCCTCACCAAGAGGTCAACGGCCTTTACCAAGAGGTCAACAAACCACACCAAGAGGTCAAAG AGCCGCAGACGTACAGTGTGGAGGAAGCGGTGGAGACCATCGGCTTTGGTCGCTTCCATATTCTGTTGTTCATCATCATGGGCAGTGCCAgc ATAGCGGAGGCCATGGAGATCATGTTGCTGGCCGTGGTGTCTCCTGAGATCCGCTGTGAATGGCATCTGGACGACTGGGAGGTGGCTCTGGTCTCCACG atGGTGTTTGCAGGGTTCATGGTGTGTGGAGTGCTGAGTGGATACGTGGCCGATAGATATGGGCGCTGGAAG GTGGTGTTTGGAGGTTCTTTGTGGGCAGCATATTTCTCCCTGCTCACCTCCTTCTCTCCGTCCTACGGATGGTTCATCTTCCTTCGCCTAATGGTGGGCTGTGGCGTGGCCGGGTGCTCCCAGGG GTTTGTCCTAAAGACAGAGTTTATCCCTGCAAGCTACAGATCCTACCTGCTACCTCTCGCCTCA ATCTTCTGGATGGTAGGCTCCATGCTCATCATCCTGCTGGGTATGACTGTGGTTCCAACGCTGGGCTGGCGTTGGATGATCCGCCTGTCCGTCATCCCCAGTgtcatcctcctccttctcttccag CTTATCCCGGAGTCGGCTCGCTACAACGTGTCAGCAGGGAACGTGCAGGCTGCCGTGGAAACACTCCAGCGTATCGCCAGGATGAACAGGGCCTCCATGCCACCAGGGAGCCTCGTGGAACCTGTGgtg AAAGACAGGGGCAGTTGGCGCCTCCTGGTCAGTCCAGCATTCAGGAGGACCTCCCTACTACTGTGGTACTCATG GTTTGTGGCGTCCTTCTCCTACTATGGCTCTGTGTTGAGCAGCTCTGAGCTGCTGGAGAAGAACCTGCTGTGTGTGACAGACGCTGATGCAGAGCACCAGCAGAAACACAGCCACCCAGAGGACGGGCTGTGCTACTGCATTCCCTTCGGCTTTAGCGACTACCAGACCCTCCTCATCAGCTGTCTAGGGGAGGTTGCCC tcaTCCCTCTGAATATTTTCCTGTTGAACGTGTTTGGGAGGAAGTTGAGCATGGTTCTGCTGGAGCTCATGGCAGCTCTGTTCTTCATGCTGGTCAACATTTGCTCTACTAT GTTTGGTTTTACCATTTTGCTGTTCCTGATCAGGTCTCTGGTCTCCATGAATTTCAATGTGGTTTATATTTATACTGCGGAG GTGTACCCGACTGAGGTGCGTTCTCTCGGGATGGGTTTCTGCACTTCTTTCAGCCGCATCGGAGGCATGATCGCCCCCTTCATAGCACAG GTGTTGATGTCACACTCAGTGATTTTAGCTTTGCTGCCATTTACTGTGGCCTGTGTGCTTTGTGCCGTTGGAGCCTTTCTACTGCCTATCGAGACAAAGGGACGAGCACTACTG CAAAGTTCCTGA
- the svopl gene encoding putative transporter SVOPL isoform X3: MGSVGRQRRSSMKTQLVSAIQLEEVEMEVNNPHQEVNGLYQEVNKPHQEVKEPQTYSVEEAVETIGFGRFHILLFIIMGSASIAEAMEIMLLAVVSPEIRCEWHLDDWEVALVSTMVFAGFMVCGVLSGYVADRYGRWKVVFGGSLWAAYFSLLTSFSPSYGWFIFLRLMVGCGVAGCSQGFVLKTEFIPASYRSYLLPLASIFWMVGSMLIILLGMTVVPTLGWRWMIRLSVIPSVILLLLFQLIPESARYNVSAGNVQAAVETLQRIARMNRASMPPGSLVEPVVKDRGSWRLLVSPAFRRTSLLLWYSWFVASFSYYGSVLSSSELLEKNLLCVTDADAEHQQKHSHPEDGLCYCIPFGFSDYQTLLISCLGEVALIPLNIFLLNVFGRKLSMVLLELMAALFFMLVNICSTMFGFTILLFLIRSLVSMNFNVVYIYTAEVYPTEVRSLGMGFCTSFSRIGGMIAPFIAQVLMSHSVILALLPFTVACVLCAVGAFLLPIETKGRALLQSS, translated from the exons ATGGGCAGtgtagggagacagaggaggtCCTCCATGAAGACTCAGCTGGTTAGTGCCATCCAGCTAGAGGAAGTGGAGATGGAGGTCAATAACCCTCACCAAGAGGTCAACGGCCTTTACCAAGAGGTCAACAAACCACACCAAGAGGTCAAAG AGCCGCAGACGTACAGTGTGGAGGAAGCGGTGGAGACCATCGGCTTTGGTCGCTTCCATATTCTGTTGTTCATCATCATGGGCAGTGCCAgc ATAGCGGAGGCCATGGAGATCATGTTGCTGGCCGTGGTGTCTCCTGAGATCCGCTGTGAATGGCATCTGGACGACTGGGAGGTGGCTCTGGTCTCCACG atGGTGTTTGCAGGGTTCATGGTGTGTGGAGTGCTGAGTGGATACGTGGCCGATAGATATGGGCGCTGGAAG GTGGTGTTTGGAGGTTCTTTGTGGGCAGCATATTTCTCCCTGCTCACCTCCTTCTCTCCGTCCTACGGATGGTTCATCTTCCTTCGCCTAATGGTGGGCTGTGGCGTGGCCGGGTGCTCCCAGGG GTTTGTCCTAAAGACAGAGTTTATCCCTGCAAGCTACAGATCCTACCTGCTACCTCTCGCCTCA ATCTTCTGGATGGTAGGCTCCATGCTCATCATCCTGCTGGGTATGACTGTGGTTCCAACGCTGGGCTGGCGTTGGATGATCCGCCTGTCCGTCATCCCCAGTgtcatcctcctccttctcttccag CTTATCCCGGAGTCGGCTCGCTACAACGTGTCAGCAGGGAACGTGCAGGCTGCCGTGGAAACACTCCAGCGTATCGCCAGGATGAACAGGGCCTCCATGCCACCAGGGAGCCTCGTGGAACCTGTGgtg AAAGACAGGGGCAGTTGGCGCCTCCTGGTCAGTCCAGCATTCAGGAGGACCTCCCTACTACTGTGGTACTCATG GTTTGTGGCGTCCTTCTCCTACTATGGCTCTGTGTTGAGCAGCTCTGAGCTGCTGGAGAAGAACCTGCTGTGTGTGACAGACGCTGATGCAGAGCACCAGCAGAAACACAGCCACCCAGAGGACGGGCTGTGCTACTGCATTCCCTTCGGCTTTAGCGACTACCAGACCCTCCTCATCAGCTGTCTAGGGGAGGTTGCCC tcaTCCCTCTGAATATTTTCCTGTTGAACGTGTTTGGGAGGAAGTTGAGCATGGTTCTGCTGGAGCTCATGGCAGCTCTGTTCTTCATGCTGGTCAACATTTGCTCTACTAT GTTTGGTTTTACCATTTTGCTGTTCCTGATCAGGTCTCTGGTCTCCATGAATTTCAATGTGGTTTATATTTATACTGCGGAG GTGTACCCGACTGAGGTGCGTTCTCTCGGGATGGGTTTCTGCACTTCTTTCAGCCGCATCGGAGGCATGATCGCCCCCTTCATAGCACAG GTGTTGATGTCACACTCAGTGATTTTAGCTTTGCTGCCATTTACTGTGGCCTGTGTGCTTTGTGCCGTTGGAGCCTTTCTACTGCCTATCGAGACAAAGGGACGAGCACTACTG CAAAGTTCCTGA
- the svopl gene encoding putative transporter SVOPL isoform X2 has protein sequence MKSYSSGQRAVFNKVANSSQRAVSMGSVGRQRRSSMKTQLVSAIQLEEVEMEVNNPHQEVNGLYQEVNKPHQEVKEPQTYSVEEAVETIGFGRFHILLFIIMGSASIAEAMEIMLLAVVSPEIRCEWHLDDWEVALVSTMVFAGFMVCGVLSGYVADRYGRWKVVFGGSLWAAYFSLLTSFSPSYGWFIFLRLMVGCGVAGCSQGFVLKTEFIPASYRSYLLPLASIFWMVGSMLIILLGMTVVPTLGWRWMIRLSVIPSVILLLLFQLIPESARYNVSAGNVQAAVETLQRIARMNRASMPPGSLVEPVVKDRGSWRLLVSPAFRRTSLLLWYSWFVASFSYYGSVLSSSELLEKNLLCVTDADAEHQQKHSHPEDGLCYCIPFGFSDYQTLLISCLGEVALIPLNIFLLNVFGRKLSMVLLELMAALFFMLVNICSTMFGFTILLFLIRSLVSMNFNVVYIYTAEVYPTEVRSLGMGFCTSFSRIGGMIAPFIAQVLMSHSVILALLPFTVACVLCAVGAFLLPIETKGRALLQSS, from the exons ATGAAAAGTTATTCATCAGGACAAAGAGCCGTCTTCAATAAAGTTGCGAATTCATCACAAAGAGCAG TGTCTATGGGCAGtgtagggagacagaggaggtCCTCCATGAAGACTCAGCTGGTTAGTGCCATCCAGCTAGAGGAAGTGGAGATGGAGGTCAATAACCCTCACCAAGAGGTCAACGGCCTTTACCAAGAGGTCAACAAACCACACCAAGAGGTCAAAG AGCCGCAGACGTACAGTGTGGAGGAAGCGGTGGAGACCATCGGCTTTGGTCGCTTCCATATTCTGTTGTTCATCATCATGGGCAGTGCCAgc ATAGCGGAGGCCATGGAGATCATGTTGCTGGCCGTGGTGTCTCCTGAGATCCGCTGTGAATGGCATCTGGACGACTGGGAGGTGGCTCTGGTCTCCACG atGGTGTTTGCAGGGTTCATGGTGTGTGGAGTGCTGAGTGGATACGTGGCCGATAGATATGGGCGCTGGAAG GTGGTGTTTGGAGGTTCTTTGTGGGCAGCATATTTCTCCCTGCTCACCTCCTTCTCTCCGTCCTACGGATGGTTCATCTTCCTTCGCCTAATGGTGGGCTGTGGCGTGGCCGGGTGCTCCCAGGG GTTTGTCCTAAAGACAGAGTTTATCCCTGCAAGCTACAGATCCTACCTGCTACCTCTCGCCTCA ATCTTCTGGATGGTAGGCTCCATGCTCATCATCCTGCTGGGTATGACTGTGGTTCCAACGCTGGGCTGGCGTTGGATGATCCGCCTGTCCGTCATCCCCAGTgtcatcctcctccttctcttccag CTTATCCCGGAGTCGGCTCGCTACAACGTGTCAGCAGGGAACGTGCAGGCTGCCGTGGAAACACTCCAGCGTATCGCCAGGATGAACAGGGCCTCCATGCCACCAGGGAGCCTCGTGGAACCTGTGgtg AAAGACAGGGGCAGTTGGCGCCTCCTGGTCAGTCCAGCATTCAGGAGGACCTCCCTACTACTGTGGTACTCATG GTTTGTGGCGTCCTTCTCCTACTATGGCTCTGTGTTGAGCAGCTCTGAGCTGCTGGAGAAGAACCTGCTGTGTGTGACAGACGCTGATGCAGAGCACCAGCAGAAACACAGCCACCCAGAGGACGGGCTGTGCTACTGCATTCCCTTCGGCTTTAGCGACTACCAGACCCTCCTCATCAGCTGTCTAGGGGAGGTTGCCC tcaTCCCTCTGAATATTTTCCTGTTGAACGTGTTTGGGAGGAAGTTGAGCATGGTTCTGCTGGAGCTCATGGCAGCTCTGTTCTTCATGCTGGTCAACATTTGCTCTACTAT GTTTGGTTTTACCATTTTGCTGTTCCTGATCAGGTCTCTGGTCTCCATGAATTTCAATGTGGTTTATATTTATACTGCGGAG GTGTACCCGACTGAGGTGCGTTCTCTCGGGATGGGTTTCTGCACTTCTTTCAGCCGCATCGGAGGCATGATCGCCCCCTTCATAGCACAG GTGTTGATGTCACACTCAGTGATTTTAGCTTTGCTGCCATTTACTGTGGCCTGTGTGCTTTGTGCCGTTGGAGCCTTTCTACTGCCTATCGAGACAAAGGGACGAGCACTACTG CAAAGTTCCTGA